A stretch of the Arvicanthis niloticus isolate mArvNil1 chromosome 30, mArvNil1.pat.X, whole genome shotgun sequence genome encodes the following:
- the LOC143440666 gene encoding vomeronasal type-2 receptor 116-like, whose translation MQFSWMSISWFLQIPILACSYRSSECLVRMNYRLHANGNVVIVGFFPAYAAYPLNKTTDWRMTKFTNELMIEFKLRNYQCILAMRFAIEEINSNPYLLPNTSLGFEIHNVPHGQRNILAYLFGSLSGPDHAIPNYRVAGESNSAAVLTGPSWAISENVGTLLDLYKFPQLTFGPFDNLLSEQRRFSSLYQVAPKDTSLTSGIVSLMLHFKWIWVGLLIIDDDKGAQTLSDLRSEMDKNGVCIAFVEMIQVSRGSYFTKSWKHQMQILESSSNVIIIYGDSDSLLSLIVNIRQKLLMWKVWVLNSHWDNSKFDDYFMIDSLHGALIFSHHNEEITNFTDFIQTVNPFKYPEDTYLHVLWHSFFNCSFFRKDCKIAQNCLPNTSLGFLPGNMFDMAMSEESYNVYNAVYVVAHSLHEMILNQFQTHGKGNEMTFFPWQLHPFLKNKQLINHAGDNVVLDWKRKSHVQYNIFNFWNFPKGLGLKVKVGTFSPNVPEGQTLSVTDDMIQWVTGSTEIPQSVCSESCQPGFRKTHQEGKAACCFDCTPCSENEISNETDMDRCVKCPETHYANTDKIHCLQKTVTFLAYNDPMGKTLCFMSLGFFSLTAVVLGVFLKNRDTPIVKANNLVLSYTLLITLTLCFLCPLLFIGCPSTATCVLQQNIFGLLFTVALSTVLAKTITVVIAFKITSPGRKRWLLILRAPNYIIPICTLIEVVLSGIWLTTSPPFIDKDAHSEHGHIIIICNKGSAIAFHCTLGYLGALALGSYFMAFLSRNLPDTFNEAKFLAFSMLVFCSVWLTFLPVYHSTKGKIMVAMEVFSILASSASLLGIIFVPKCYIILLRPEKNSLRYIRDKTYTRRKKPS comes from the exons GTTTAAGTTGAGGAACTACCAATGTATTTTGGCCATGAGGTTTGCCATTGAGGAGATCAACAGCAACCCCTATCTTTTACCCAACACATCACTAGGATTTGAGATCCACAATGTCCCACATGGTCAAAGGAACATTCTAGCCTATCTTTTTGGTTCACTGTCAGGGCCTGATCATGCCATTCCTAACTACAGAGTTGCAGGAGAGAGCAATTCAGCTGCTGTACTTACAGGACCATCATGGGCAATATCTGAAAATGTAGGGACACTGCTGGATCTTTACAAATTTCCACAG CTAACTTTCGGGCCTTTTGATAATCTTCTGAGTGAACAAAGACGGTTTTCTTCTCTGTACCAGGTGGCCCCCAAAGACACATCTCTGACATCTGGCATTGTATCTTTGATGCTTCATTTCAAGTGGATCTGGGTGGGGTTATTAATCATAGATGATGACAAAGGTGCCCAAACTCTGTCAGATTTAAGAAGTGAGATGGATAAAAATGGAGTCTGCATAGCATTTGTGGAAATGATCCAAGTCAGCAGGGGATCATATTTCACCAAATCCTGGAAACATCAGATGCAGATCCTGGAATCATCATCAAATGTGATTATTATTTATGGAGACTCTGATTCTCTATTAAGCTTAATAGTAAATATAAGGCAGAAGTTGCTTATGTGGAAAGTCTGGGTTCTGAACTCACACTGGGATAATTCCAAATTTGATGATTATTTCATGATAGATTCATTACATGGAGCTCTTATTTTTTCACACCACAATGAAGAAATTACtaattttacagattttattcaGACAGTCAATCCATTcaaatacccagaagatactTATCTTCATGTATTGTGGCACTCGTTCTTCAATTGCTCATTTTTTAGGAAAGATTGTAAAATTGCACAAAACTGTTTGCCTAACACCTCCTTGGGATTCTTGCCTGGGAACATGTTTGACATGGCCATGAGTGAAGAGAGTTATAATGTATACAATGCTGTGTATGTTGTGGCCCACAGTCTGCATGAGATGATTCTCAATCAATTTCAAACTCACGGAAAAGGAAATGAGATGACATTCTTCCCCTGGCAG CTTCACCCTTTTCTAAAGAACAAACAACTCATCAATCATGCTGGAGACAATGTGGTTCTGGATTGGAAAAGGAAATCACATGTACAGTATAACATTTTCAACTTTTGGAATTTCCCAAAAGGGCTTGGGCTGAAGGTGAAAGTAGGAACATTTTCTCCAAATGTTCCAGAGGGCCAGACTTTGTCTGTAACTGATGACATGATACAATGGGTCACTGGATCCACAGAG ATTCCACAGTCTGTATGCAGTGAGAGCTGTCAACCCGGATTTAGGAAAACCCACCAGGAGGGAAAGGCTGCCTGTTGCTTTGACTGCACTCCTTGTTCAGAGAATGAGATTTCCAATGAGACAG ATATGGATCGGTGTGTAAAGTGTCCAGAAACTCACTATGCAAACACAGACAAGATCCACTGCCTACAGAAAACTGTGACATTTCTGGCCTATAATGACCCCATGGGGAAGACACTTTGCTTCATGTCCCTAGGATTCTTCTCACTCACAGCTGTTGTTCTTGGAGTGTTTCTGAAGAACAGAGACACCCCCATTGTCAAGGCCAATAACTTGGTTCTCAGTTACACCCTGCTCATCACTCTGACCCTCTGTTTCCTCTGTCCCTTGCTCTTCATTGGCTGTCCTAGCACAGCCACTTGTGTCCTGCAGCAAAACATTTTTGGACTTCTCTTCACCGTGGCTCTTTCCACTGTGTTGGCCAAAACTATTACTGTAGTTATAGCCTTCAAGATCACGTCTCCAGGAAGGAAGAGATGGTTACTGATATTAAGAGCCCCTAATTACATTATTCCCATCTGTACCCTGATCGAAGTTGTGCTTTCTGGAATTTGGCTGACAACATCTCCTCCATTTATTGATAAAGATGCTCACTCAGAACATGGACACATCATCATCATTTGCAACAAAGGCTCAGCTATTGCTTTCCATTGCACCCTGGGATACTTGGGAGCACTGGCCCTAGGGAGCTACTTTATGGCTTTCTTGTCCAGAAATCTACCTGACACATTCAATGAAGCCAAGTTCCTGGCTttcagcatgctggtgttctgcagtgtctggctcaccttcctccctgtctaccacagcaccAAGGGGAAGATCATGGTGGCTATGGAAGTCTTCTCTATCTTGGCTTCCAGTGCATCACTCTTAGGCATCATCTTTGTCCCCAAGTGTTACATCATATTATTAAGGCCAGAAAAGAACTCACTTCGTTATATCAGGGACAAAACATATACTAGGAGAAAAAAACCTTCTTAA